The window TAAGTGAACTGAATTCCTTCATTGCTCATAGAGAATTCTACCTGCCTCTTTTTCTCAGCGAGGATGAGTTTAGTGAGGTAGGCTTGCAGCTCACTCTCCTGCTtgatcctcctctcctccatgcTGTTCCAACGTTTCTTCTTAGCTATCCTCAGAGCGCTGGGAATGTCATCACCAAAATTCAGACGCTGCTCTTTTGCCAGATTATAGGCtagaaacaaaaatatataactATTTCTGTACAATTCTTTCAGATTTTCTTACTTCAACAGGTACTAGAGGGGTTCTTACTGAGTTAAGATACCCCTGATAACACCAACATTGTATTTTATATGATGACTTCTATTATCCATTTGTGTATTGTCATGAATATCCAGTAAAGTACAGGACAAAATGAAACCTCTGGTACCTTTCTGTAAATTGCCAATGGCTTCGTCATAGTTTTCCATCTCCAGGTGACACTGGCCCATGAAGAAGTGAGCCTTGACTGACTGGTTGTCCAGCTCCAGAGCGTGTCTGCAGTCCACCAGAGCTTTGTTatactgctgcagcttcacatagcacagagctctgttagtgtagtaggcAGGGACGGAGGGGCTGTGGGTCTGAAAGAAAAGGGCCAAATTATATTCTAAAAATCCAAAGCCAGTGCTGCTGAGATGTACCATGTTCCCCATCACTGAGTCCTTACTATGGCTTTGCTGTAGCAGGCAGCAGCTTCCAGGTACTTGCGGCTCAGGAAGAGCCGGTTgccctgctccttcagctcctgtGCTGACACCGAGGTGCTTTTCTCTGGACTTTCTGACATTTTGTCCACCAGGCT of the Parambassis ranga chromosome 8, fParRan2.1, whole genome shotgun sequence genome contains:
- the LOC114440097 gene encoding E3 ubiquitin-protein ligase CHIP-like, giving the protein MSESPEKSTSVSAQELKEQGNRLFLSRKYLEAAACYSKAITHSPSVPAYYTNRALCYVKLQQYNKALVDCRHALELDNQSVKAHFFMGQCHLEMENYDEAIGNLQKAYNLAKEQRLNFGDDIPSALRIAKKKRWNSMEERRIKQESELQAYLTKLILAEKKRELDSCRQKEEDKSDDSRIQHSLNEIHTKHDKYLSDLEELFCQVDEKRKKREIPDFLCGKISFELMREPCITPSGVTYDRKDIEEHLQRVGHFDPVTRSPLSQDQLIPNLAMKEVIDAFIMENGWVEDY